AACAGGCTAAAATCAACTCAAACGGGGACTGACAGATGGTTACTGAACTCATTAAATTGGATGGACACGTTATTGACTCGCTCACACTTTCAAAGGTGCTGGACCTAATCTATCAGCACGGCGTGGATATGGACATCCAACAATGCTACATCGGGCACACGAAGGCCGAACCGAGTCACGTCGAGATACTTGTAAAAGCAGAAACGCAGGAAAAACTCGATAAGGTGCTTCACGATGTCCAACAGCATGGCGCCGAGGTGTCTTATGCTCCCGCAACACTGACCGAGGCTGAAAAAGATGGCGTTCTCCCCGATAACTTCTACTCGACAACCAACCTGGAGACATTTGTACGCATTGATGCCAAATGGGTGTTAGTTGACCCTATCGAGATGGACTGCGGTGTCAAAGCCTATCAAGATAAAGGCGAATGGAAGGCGACCACTGTTCCCATCCACCGTGTCAAAGCCGGAGATTTGCTCGTGATTGGCTATGTTGGAGTTAAAGTAACCCCACCTGCAAGACGAGAATCCTCGGATGTATTCGCCTTTATGGGCAGTGATGTCTCTTCTGAGAAGCCAAAAGAGCGCATCGCCCGAGGTGTGGCAGAAATTATTATGCGCGCCAAATCTCAAGGTCAGAAAATTTTAATCGTCGGCGGCCCCGCTATCGTACACACCGGAGCGGCTCATAACCTTGAAGACCTCATTCTAGGCGGTTGGGTGGATATTCTTTTTGCAGGAAATGCCTTGGCGACCCACGATATCGAAAGCGCTCTGTTAGGCACTTCCCTTGGCATTAACCTCGAACATGGCTCTCCAGTTCAACATGGACATGAAAACCACCTGAGAGCCATCAATAAAATCCGCTCAGTTGGCGGTATTCGTCAAGCTGTCGAGCAAGGAATTTTAACAAAGGGAATCATGCATGCTTGCGTAGTAAAAGGCATCGATTTTGTTCTAGCTGGAAGCATTCGCGATGATGGTCCTTTGCCTGATGTCATCTCTGATAGTGTGAAGGCGCAAGACATCATGCGTGAAAAGGTGCGCGGGGT
This is a stretch of genomic DNA from bacterium. It encodes these proteins:
- a CDS encoding TIGR00300 family protein, whose protein sequence is MVTELIKLDGHVIDSLTLSKVLDLIYQHGVDMDIQQCYIGHTKAEPSHVEILVKAETQEKLDKVLHDVQQHGAEVSYAPATLTEAEKDGVLPDNFYSTTNLETFVRIDAKWVLVDPIEMDCGVKAYQDKGEWKATTVPIHRVKAGDLLVIGYVGVKVTPPARRESSDVFAFMGSDVSSEKPKERIARGVAEIIMRAKSQGQKILIVGGPAIVHTGAAHNLEDLILGGWVDILFAGNALATHDIESALLGTSLGINLEHGSPVQHGHENHLRAINKIRSVGGIRQAVEQGILTKGIMHACVVKGIDFVLAGSIRDDGPLPDVISDSVKAQDIMREKVRGVGVALMIATTLHSVATGNLLPASVTTVCVDSDADTVIKLADRGSHQAYGLVTDCEFFLKELAGNLIRG